In bacterium, the following proteins share a genomic window:
- a CDS encoding tetratricopeptide repeat protein: MKTPVPGLPLLLILGTGCSLFGTGGGSHPATTSEETATVTETQESSELAGYIDAGNVLLAAGDLRGATREYEKAQEIAPDDPFVNNNLGLVYMESKLFSLAVSYFENAIEVLPYYYKAYNNLGNAYQELSYYDLSRESYEEALKIKPDYALAHWNLALLLEKTGDTLDAIRHWQRYISLSEGEGDIAFARNRIAALRDDTSSTEEVDVITEEEAGYIVE; the protein is encoded by the coding sequence TTGAAAACACCCGTCCCAGGCCTTCCCCTTCTTTTAATCCTCGGCACCGGCTGTTCCCTCTTCGGCACGGGAGGCGGCTCCCATCCCGCCACCACCTCCGAGGAGACTGCGACGGTGACGGAAACTCAAGAAAGCTCCGAGCTGGCCGGGTACATTGACGCGGGCAACGTCCTCCTCGCCGCCGGAGACCTGCGCGGCGCGACCCGGGAGTACGAGAAGGCGCAGGAAATCGCCCCGGACGACCCCTTCGTCAACAACAACCTCGGCCTGGTCTACATGGAGTCGAAGCTCTTCTCCCTCGCCGTCAGCTACTTCGAGAATGCCATCGAGGTCCTGCCCTACTACTACAAGGCGTACAACAACCTGGGAAACGCCTACCAGGAGCTGTCGTACTACGACCTGTCGCGGGAGTCCTACGAGGAGGCGCTCAAAATCAAGCCCGATTACGCGCTGGCCCACTGGAACCTGGCCCTCCTCCTGGAGAAGACCGGCGACACACTGGACGCCATCCGCCACTGGCAGCGCTACATCAGCCTCTCGGAGGGCGAGGGGGACATCGCCTTCGCCCGGAACCGCATCGCCGCCCTGCGCGACGACACCTCCTCCACGGAGGAGGTGGACGTCATCACCGAGGAGGAGGCTGGGTACATCGTTGAATGA
- a CDS encoding rod shape-determining protein — protein MRPNLNSDRVRQPFESNERALIFNKIHPRYIALDLGTTSTLIHLEGQGVVVNEPSVIAVNEKGQIEALGHEAKRMLGRTPPNIRAIRPMEDGVIADYETAELMLKALLRQALKGASIVKPRALCCVPSGITEVEKRAIRDSVKNAGVREIYLIEEPIAAAVGMRLPIEESTGSIVVDVGGGTTEVAVMCLGGVVVSESRKIGGNVMDEAVDRYLRSHYNIFVGEQICEEIKITIGSAVPLEEEENFVVKGRNMLNGIPTTVTISSTEVREALRECIVQVIGAVRSTLEQTPPELASDIVNAGINMTGGGSLLKRLDDAITQETNLRVHRAASPLTTIIEGLGMILDDFRRYRRLFNLYPT, from the coding sequence TTGCGCCCCAATCTGAACTCCGACCGAGTCCGCCAACCGTTCGAGTCCAACGAGCGCGCCTTGATCTTCAACAAGATACACCCCCGCTACATCGCCCTGGACCTGGGAACCACCAGCACCCTGATCCACCTCGAGGGTCAGGGTGTGGTTGTGAACGAGCCCTCGGTCATCGCCGTCAACGAGAAGGGGCAGATCGAGGCGCTGGGCCATGAGGCCAAGCGGATGCTGGGGCGCACCCCGCCGAACATCCGCGCCATTCGGCCCATGGAGGACGGCGTCATCGCCGACTACGAGACCGCCGAGCTCATGCTCAAGGCCCTTTTGCGCCAGGCGCTCAAGGGGGCGTCCATCGTGAAGCCGAGGGCGCTGTGCTGCGTGCCCTCGGGGATAACGGAGGTGGAGAAGCGGGCGATCCGCGACTCGGTGAAGAACGCCGGCGTCCGGGAGATATACCTCATTGAGGAGCCCATCGCCGCCGCGGTGGGGATGCGGCTCCCCATCGAGGAGAGCACCGGCTCCATCGTGGTGGACGTGGGCGGCGGCACCACCGAGGTCGCCGTGATGTGCCTCGGCGGGGTGGTGGTGTCCGAGTCGCGCAAGATCGGCGGGAACGTGATGGACGAGGCTGTGGACCGCTACCTCCGCAGCCACTACAACATCTTCGTCGGCGAGCAGATCTGCGAGGAGATAAAGATCACCATCGGCTCCGCCGTGCCCCTGGAGGAGGAGGAGAACTTCGTGGTCAAGGGCCGGAACATGCTCAACGGCATCCCGACCACGGTGACGATCAGCTCCACCGAGGTGCGCGAGGCGCTGCGCGAGTGCATCGTGCAGGTGATAGGCGCCGTCCGCTCCACCCTGGAGCAGACGCCGCCCGAGCTGGCCTCCGACATCGTCAACGCCGGGATCAACATGACGGGCGGCGGCTCGCTGTTGAAGCGCCTGGACGACGCCATCACCCAGGAAACGAACCTCAGGGTCCACCGCGCCGCTTCGCCCCTGACCACGATCATCGAGGGGCTCGGGATGATTCTGGACGACTTCCGCCGTTACCGGAGACTCTTTAACCTCTACCCGACGTAG